From a single Silene latifolia isolate original U9 population chromosome 6, ASM4854445v1, whole genome shotgun sequence genomic region:
- the LOC141587037 gene encoding uncharacterized protein LOC141587037, whose amino-acid sequence MDENLPIEKVTISGPTLSSLLQHLSSSSSSSATPTTGLLYGHVSLLTPTTLSDDTPNPTLSPSSLIATITGSTTSLTPSTTATTTRRLIIGHFSARPRTPLRPSLLDHTHSHSLTTTTTTPFIFLLLTTPSPPSPHTVIHTHDYRAYHFRPESLSFQPVSLEIVNIGPGFRGQYHHFTPTSGLPWMPCVSHVGSPMREDGNGRKSLSEMKKAGNDQKELDGYVSAGYDVGSLNRLVGSDAVGYMVGVEELYDTMLAKLQGLARIVEASSARVLEQECHNTKLRRRVAGIE is encoded by the exons atggACGAAAACCTCCCAATAGAAAAAGTAACAATATCAGGCCCCACCCTCTCTTCCCTCCTACAAcacctctcctcctcctcctcctcctccgccacCCCCACCACCGGCCTCCTATACGGCCACGTCTCTCTCCTCACCCCCACTACCCTCTCCGACGACACACCCAACCCTACCCTCTCTCCCTCCTCCCTCATCGCCACCATCACCGGCTCCACCACCTCCCTCACCCCTTCCACCACTGCCACAACCACCCGCCGACTCATCATCGGCCACTTCTCCGCACGCCCACGCACACCACTCCGCCCATCTCTCCTCGATCACACCCACTCCCATtccctcaccaccaccaccaccacaccattCATCTTCCTCCTCCTAACCACCCCTTCTCCTCCCTCTCCTCACACAGTCATCCACACCCACGACTACCGGGCCTACCACTTCCGCCCCGAATCCCTCTCCTTCCAACCCGTCTCCCTTGAAATCGTCAATATCGGTCCCGGTTTTCGAGGCCAATACCATCATTTCACTCCTACTTCTGGGTTGCCATGGATGCCCTGTGTGTCTCATGTGGGGTCCCCCATGCGGGAGGATGGGAATGGGAGGAAGAGTTTGAGTGAGATGAAGAAGGCTGGGAATGATCAGAAGGAGTTGGATGGGTATGTGTCTGCTGGTTATGATGTTGGGAGTTTGAATCGATTGGTTGGGTCTGATGCTGTTGGGTATATGGTTGGTGTTGAGGAGTTGTATGACACTATGTTGGCTAAGCTTCAAGGTTTGGCTAGGATCGTTGAGGCCTCGTCTGCTCGTGTTCTGGAACAG GAGTGCCACAACACGAAATTGAGGCGTAGAGTTGCTGGGATTGAATGA
- the LOC141587038 gene encoding protein DETOXIFICATION 44, chloroplastic-like isoform X2, which translates to MATSPLSYHLFHNNHLHSRHKSNQISPISRKTNPNSYSRFRALPNSNKDHSSSSSHQFIVPPLFRFGDAIKVDELGREMLSIAVPAALALAADPITSLVDTAFVGHLGSAELAAVGVSMTVFNLVSKLFNVPLLNITTSFVAEEQALVNEQRKESAQIDRDLEERKRILPSVSTSLILAAGLGLVEAVALSTGSGFLMNIMGIAVDSPIRQPAEEFLTMRALGAPPIVMALAAQGTFRGFKDTRTPLYAVGAGNLLNLILDPVLIFFLGFGISGAAIATVLSEYLIAFILLWKLYGEVSLTSVNIDGARLLQYLRSGGLLIGRTLSVIVPMTLATSLAAKGGPVPMAGHQICVEVWLTISLLTDALAIAGQALLAVSYSQGNYEEARQVVYRVLQIGFVMGSVLATILFLGFGLLSNLFTSDAEVVKVACSGVLFVAGSQPINAIAFVFDGLYYGVSDFEYAAYSMVVAALISSVFLLVIAPVFGLPGVWTGLFLFMSLRVVAGSWRLGTRSGPWMRVWSED; encoded by the exons ATGGCGACCTCACCTCTGAGTTATCACCTCTTCCACAACAACCACCTTCACTCCCGCCATAAATCCAATCAAATTTCCCCAATTTCCCGTAAAACTAACCCTAATTCATATTCTCGTTTCCGCGCTCTCCCTAATTCTAATAAGGATcattcttcttcatcttctcATCAATTCATCGTTCCTCCGCTTTTCAGATTTGG GGATGCAATCAAGGTGGATGAGCTCGGACGTGAAATGTTGTCGATTGCCGTGCCGGCGGCTTTGGCATTAGCTGCTGATCCTATTACTTCTCTTGTTGACACTGCTTTTGTTGGTCATTTAG GTTCAGCTGAGTTGGCGGCTGTTGGAGTTTCAATGACAGTGTTCAACTTGGTTTCGAAGTTGTTTAATGTGCCATTACTCAATATTACAACGTCGTTTGTTGCTGAAGAACAGGCGTTAGTTAATGAACAAAGGAAAGAATCTGCACAGATTGATCGAG ATCTTGAAGAACGCAAAAGAATCCTTccatcagtgtcaacatcgttaATCCTAGCTGCTGGTCTTGGATTGGTAGAAGCTGTGGCACTTTCAACTGGATCTGGGTTTTTAATGAATATTATGGGTATAGCCGTT GATTCACCTATTCGCCAGCCAGCTGAAGAGTTCCTTACTATGAGGGCTTTAGGTGCTCCTCCAATTGTCATGGCACTTGCTGCACAGGGAACTTTCAGGGGGTTTAAGGACACAAGAACACCGTTATATGCCGTTG GAGCTGGAAACTTGCTGAACTTGATACTGGACCCAGTCTTAATATTCTTCCTAGGGTTTGGCATTAGTGGTGCAGCAATAGCCACCGTGCTCTCGGA ATACTTGATAGCCTTTATCCTCCTCTGGAAACTATATGGAGAAGTATCTCTTACCTCTGTGAACATTGATGGTGCTAGGCTTCTCCAGTACCTTAGATCTG GAGGGCTTTTGATTGGCAGGACTTTATCAGTGATAGTGCCTATGACATTGGCTACATCTTTGGCTGCAAAAGGAGGGCCTGTTCCTATGGCTGGTCATCAGATTTGTGTAGAAGTTTGGCTTACCATTTCATTGCTAACTGATGCTTTGGCAATTGCCGGGCAG GCTCTTCTGGCTGTTAGCTACTCCCAAGGTAACTATGAGGAAGCACGCCAAGTTGTTTATAGAGTGCTTCAG ATTGGTTTTGTAATGGGTAGTGTTTTAGCTACCATTTTGTTCCTTGGATTTGGACTTCTTTCAAATTTATTTACCTCGGATGCTGAAGTTGTGAAAGTTGCATGTTCTGGAGTCTTG TTTGTCGCCGGTTCTCAGCCAATAAATGCTATTGCGTTTGTCTTTGATGGGCTCTACTATGGGGTTTCAGACTTCGAATATGCTGCTTACTCAATG GTTGTCGCTGCTTTAATATCATCAGTGTTTTTACTGGTTATTGCTCCTGTTTTTGGTCTTCCTGGTGTCTGGACCGGCTTATTCTTGTTCATGAGTTTGCGTGTGGTAGCTGGAAGTTGGAG GTTAGGCACAAGAAGTGGACCATGGATGAGGGTTTGGTCCGAGGACTAG
- the LOC141587038 gene encoding protein DETOXIFICATION 44, chloroplastic-like isoform X1: MATSPLSYHLFHNNHLHSRHKSNQISPISRKTNPNSYSRFRALPNSNKDHSSSSSHQFIVPPLFRFGDAIKVDELGREMLSIAVPAALALAADPITSLVDTAFVGHLGSAELAAVGVSMTVFNLVSKLFNVPLLNITTSFVAEEQALVNEQRKESAQIDRDVLFDVIDLEERKRILPSVSTSLILAAGLGLVEAVALSTGSGFLMNIMGIAVDSPIRQPAEEFLTMRALGAPPIVMALAAQGTFRGFKDTRTPLYAVGAGNLLNLILDPVLIFFLGFGISGAAIATVLSEYLIAFILLWKLYGEVSLTSVNIDGARLLQYLRSGGLLIGRTLSVIVPMTLATSLAAKGGPVPMAGHQICVEVWLTISLLTDALAIAGQALLAVSYSQGNYEEARQVVYRVLQIGFVMGSVLATILFLGFGLLSNLFTSDAEVVKVACSGVLFVAGSQPINAIAFVFDGLYYGVSDFEYAAYSMVVAALISSVFLLVIAPVFGLPGVWTGLFLFMSLRVVAGSWRLGTRSGPWMRVWSED, encoded by the exons ATGGCGACCTCACCTCTGAGTTATCACCTCTTCCACAACAACCACCTTCACTCCCGCCATAAATCCAATCAAATTTCCCCAATTTCCCGTAAAACTAACCCTAATTCATATTCTCGTTTCCGCGCTCTCCCTAATTCTAATAAGGATcattcttcttcatcttctcATCAATTCATCGTTCCTCCGCTTTTCAGATTTGG GGATGCAATCAAGGTGGATGAGCTCGGACGTGAAATGTTGTCGATTGCCGTGCCGGCGGCTTTGGCATTAGCTGCTGATCCTATTACTTCTCTTGTTGACACTGCTTTTGTTGGTCATTTAG GTTCAGCTGAGTTGGCGGCTGTTGGAGTTTCAATGACAGTGTTCAACTTGGTTTCGAAGTTGTTTAATGTGCCATTACTCAATATTACAACGTCGTTTGTTGCTGAAGAACAGGCGTTAGTTAATGAACAAAGGAAAGAATCTGCACAGATTGATCGAG ATGTTCTATTTGATGTCATAGATCTTGAAGAACGCAAAAGAATCCTTccatcagtgtcaacatcgttaATCCTAGCTGCTGGTCTTGGATTGGTAGAAGCTGTGGCACTTTCAACTGGATCTGGGTTTTTAATGAATATTATGGGTATAGCCGTT GATTCACCTATTCGCCAGCCAGCTGAAGAGTTCCTTACTATGAGGGCTTTAGGTGCTCCTCCAATTGTCATGGCACTTGCTGCACAGGGAACTTTCAGGGGGTTTAAGGACACAAGAACACCGTTATATGCCGTTG GAGCTGGAAACTTGCTGAACTTGATACTGGACCCAGTCTTAATATTCTTCCTAGGGTTTGGCATTAGTGGTGCAGCAATAGCCACCGTGCTCTCGGA ATACTTGATAGCCTTTATCCTCCTCTGGAAACTATATGGAGAAGTATCTCTTACCTCTGTGAACATTGATGGTGCTAGGCTTCTCCAGTACCTTAGATCTG GAGGGCTTTTGATTGGCAGGACTTTATCAGTGATAGTGCCTATGACATTGGCTACATCTTTGGCTGCAAAAGGAGGGCCTGTTCCTATGGCTGGTCATCAGATTTGTGTAGAAGTTTGGCTTACCATTTCATTGCTAACTGATGCTTTGGCAATTGCCGGGCAG GCTCTTCTGGCTGTTAGCTACTCCCAAGGTAACTATGAGGAAGCACGCCAAGTTGTTTATAGAGTGCTTCAG ATTGGTTTTGTAATGGGTAGTGTTTTAGCTACCATTTTGTTCCTTGGATTTGGACTTCTTTCAAATTTATTTACCTCGGATGCTGAAGTTGTGAAAGTTGCATGTTCTGGAGTCTTG TTTGTCGCCGGTTCTCAGCCAATAAATGCTATTGCGTTTGTCTTTGATGGGCTCTACTATGGGGTTTCAGACTTCGAATATGCTGCTTACTCAATG GTTGTCGCTGCTTTAATATCATCAGTGTTTTTACTGGTTATTGCTCCTGTTTTTGGTCTTCCTGGTGTCTGGACCGGCTTATTCTTGTTCATGAGTTTGCGTGTGGTAGCTGGAAGTTGGAG GTTAGGCACAAGAAGTGGACCATGGATGAGGGTTTGGTCCGAGGACTAG